Proteins found in one Pirellulales bacterium genomic segment:
- the serA gene encoding phosphoglycerate dehydrogenase, producing MPRVIVLDPLSKEGLDLLDAAPGIQYEVRTGLKGDDLRQALAEFDGAIVRSGVKITADALEGNQRLKAIVRAGVGTDNIDGVAATRLGIVVMNTPTGNTLSTAEHAIALMLAMARNIAPAYQSLIEGRWDRGKYMGTQLADKTLGIVGLGRIGQAVAARARAFEMRVLGYDPFLSSERAKELGIEIFPSVDGMLPHVDFLTVHTPLTEETRGLIGKRQLEILKPGVRLINGARGGIYDEAALVEGLQSGRIAGVALDVFAEEPCTKSPLYGLPGVVCTPHLGASTEEAQAKVAVEGVTLLVDFLTTGAIRHAVNMTPVDPQKLAGLRGFLDVAYRLGILHAQMGRGAPQACRLIYRGEVASKDTKLITASFAAGLLRNALAQQINIVNAEVLLRERGIKLYEESRSDTGDFSSMITVEVETESKKYIAAGTLFGSKLARLVRLGDYRLEAYLDGILLIFTHHDVPGIIGSVGTIFGKHRVNIAQMSVGRASESPGGEAIGVLNLDSAPPAAALEEVLGHPDIESVSVIQLPQAGEMPAWMLG from the coding sequence GCCGAATTCGACGGCGCCATCGTCCGCAGCGGCGTGAAGATCACCGCCGACGCCCTGGAAGGCAATCAGCGGCTCAAGGCGATCGTCCGTGCCGGAGTCGGCACCGACAACATCGACGGGGTCGCCGCCACGCGGCTGGGCATCGTCGTGATGAACACGCCCACGGGCAATACCCTCAGCACGGCCGAGCACGCCATCGCCCTCATGCTGGCCATGGCGCGCAATATCGCCCCCGCCTACCAGAGCCTGATCGAAGGTCGCTGGGACCGGGGCAAGTACATGGGCACGCAGTTGGCCGACAAGACCCTGGGCATCGTCGGCCTGGGACGCATCGGTCAGGCCGTCGCCGCTCGGGCAAGGGCCTTCGAGATGCGCGTCCTCGGCTACGATCCCTTCCTGTCGAGCGAGCGTGCCAAGGAACTGGGCATCGAGATCTTCCCCAGCGTCGACGGCATGCTGCCTCACGTCGACTTCCTCACGGTTCATACCCCCTTGACCGAAGAGACGCGCGGCCTGATCGGCAAGCGTCAGCTCGAGATCTTGAAGCCCGGCGTGCGTCTGATCAACGGCGCCCGGGGGGGCATCTACGACGAAGCCGCGCTGGTCGAGGGGCTGCAGAGTGGCCGGATCGCCGGTGTCGCCCTCGACGTCTTCGCCGAAGAGCCCTGCACGAAGAGTCCCCTCTACGGCCTGCCGGGGGTGGTCTGCACGCCCCACCTGGGCGCCAGCACCGAAGAAGCTCAGGCCAAAGTGGCGGTCGAAGGCGTCACCCTGCTGGTCGATTTCCTGACCACCGGCGCCATTCGCCATGCCGTGAACATGACCCCCGTCGACCCGCAGAAGCTCGCCGGGCTGCGCGGGTTTCTCGATGTGGCCTATCGACTGGGCATCCTGCACGCCCAGATGGGACGCGGCGCCCCGCAGGCCTGCCGCCTCATCTACCGCGGTGAAGTCGCCAGCAAAGACACGAAGCTCATCACCGCCAGTTTCGCAGCCGGACTGCTCCGCAATGCCCTCGCCCAACAGATCAACATCGTCAACGCCGAGGTGCTGCTCCGCGAGCGCGGCATCAAACTCTACGAAGAGTCGCGCTCGGACACCGGCGATTTCAGCTCGATGATCACCGTCGAGGTCGAGACCGAGTCGAAGAAGTACATCGCCGCGGGTACCCTGTTCGGCAGCAAGCTCGCACGTCTCGTGCGACTCGGCGATTACCGGCTCGAGGCCTATCTCGACGGTATTCTGCTGATCTTCACCCACCACGACGTGCCGGGCATCATCGGTTCGGTCGGCACGATCTTCGGCAAGCACCGCGTGAACATTGCGCAAATGTCCGTCGGCCGCGCGAGCGAGAGCCCGGGGGGCGAGGCCATCGGCGTGCTGAATCTGGATAGCGCTCCGCCGGCCGCCGCACTCGAAGAAGTGCTGGGGCACCCCGATATCGAAAGCGTCAGCGTCATTCAGCTTCCGCAAGCTGGCGAGATGCCGGCATGGATGCTAGGATAA